The DNA region GATGAGCGCGGCCGCATCGTTGAATATCTGGCCGCCCGCCACGACATCACCGAATTACTGGAAAGCCGGGAAAAACTCAAGCTCGCCTTCGCCACCGACAACCTGACCTCTCTCGGCAGCCGCTATAAACTCCTGCAGAATATCGCGGACCACCCCGGCAACAAAGAACTGATGCTTTTCGACATCAACGGCTTTCATGACCTCAATCATGATCTCGGCAATGCGGCCGCAGACCAGATCCTGAAATGGGTGGCGGAGCAACTCGTTAACATCTTCCATGAAAAACATTACCAGCACTATCGCCTGCAGGCCGATACCTTTGCCGTCCTGAGCGATCCCCCGGCAACCGACAAAAACCTGGAACGCAGCTACCATTTTCTCGATTTTTTCACCAAACATCCATGTCAGACCGCCTCCTCCAAAACCATTTATATAAGTTTCTGCTGCGGGTTGGCGCTCGCCGACAAAAATCTTCTCTGCTGCGCCGACATCGCCTTGAAAAAAGCGAAAAAGGCCAATACCGCCCTGGTCCGCTATTCAATCGAGCTGGATAACGAACATCTGAGCCGCAGTTACTGGCTCAATGAGGTTTTACAGGCTCTGCGCGATCAACGGCTGGTGCCCTACTATCAGCCAATTGTCGACCTGCGCAGCGGGGCGGTCTTAAAGTATGAAGCCCTGATGCGCCTGCTGGATGAAAAAGGCCGGGCCGTCCCTCCGCATGAGTTCCTGCCCATCATGAAACAGACCCACCATTACGCCTACATGACCATGACCATCATCGACCAGGCCTGCGCCTGTTTTCAACAACGCCGGGACGCGGTTTCAATCAACCTCTCGGTCGACGATCTGCTGCGCCCGGAAACCGTGGCACTCCTGCTCACCACGGCCAGACAAAAGGACATCATCAAACGACTGACGATCGAGATCGTCGAGACCGAGAACATTCAGAACTATGAAAACGCCATGCAGGCGCTGGATCTTTTACGCCAGGAGGGCATCACCATCGCGATCGATGACTTTGGTTCCGGTTACGCCAATTTCACCTATCTGACTGAGATGCGGGCCGACTATATCAAGCTGGATGGCTCCCTGGTCAGACAGGTCAACAATAGTCCCCAGATCCGCGAGCTGCTGGCTTCGATCATCAACTTCGCCCATCAGTCGCAAATGCTGGTAATCGCCGAGTTCGTTAGTTCCAGGGAGATTCTGAAAACCATGCTTGAGCTGGGCGCCGACTACGGCCAGGGCTATCTTTTCAGCCCGGCCTTGCCCGAAAACCAGCTGGCCGATCAGCAAAGATATGACCTTGACCTCTCTGAGCGCAGGGGCGCTTCAATTGAAGTCGCGAAAAACGGGAGGCCACGGTAACCGCTTCTAAGGCGAGGTGCCCGCAACCTGTGAGGCAGGCGGCGGCCACAGAAGTCGGACGCCGTGACGCTCGTCCGGCCTTGGCCGGGAAACTGTAAAGGGAACCAAACCGGTGGCGCGGGCGCGAAGCCAGTAAAATTATATTCCTTGACAAGCCGCCGGCAAAGGTGTACCTCGTCGCGCGTTCAGGCTGAGTCGGGAAAATTTCCATCTGCACAGACATTCACCGCGGGGGGCAGGTTCCAATGATCTGCCCCCCGCTCATTTTAAAAAACAAAGGCAAGGTAAGGTAACGAATCTTGAGCAACCGCAGCAACCTCAGAAATATCGCCATCATCGCCCATGTCGATCACGGCAAAACCACGCTGGTCGATCGTCTTCTGCAGCAATCCGGCACCCTGGGCCGACGCGACCGCGGCAAGGAACGCATCATGGACTCCAACGACCAGGAACGGGAACGGGGCATCACGATCCTCGCCAAGAGCACGGCGATCAGCTGGCATGATTACCATATCAACATCGTCGACACCCCCGGTCATGCCGACTTCGGCGGCGAGGTTGAACGCATTCTTTCCATGGTTGACTCGGTCCTTTTGCTGGTAGACGCCGTCGAGGGACCCATGCCGCAGACCCGTTTCGTCACCCAGAAAGCCTTTAAAGCGGGTCTGAATCCAATTGTCGTCATCAATAAAATCGACCGCGAGGAAGCACGGCCGGACTGGGTGGTGGATCAGGTTTTCGATCTTTTCGGCCGCCTGGGAGCAACCGATGAGCAACTTGATTTTCCCGTGGTCTACGCCTCGGCGGTGACCGGGGTCGCCGGTCTTGAAATGAATGCCCTGGCCTCAGACATGACCCCGCTCCTGCAGCTGATCGTCGACCGGGTCAAGCCTCCGGCGGTTGATCCCGACGGGCCGTTTCAGATGCAGATCTGCGCCCTTGATTACAGCAGTTATGTCGGGGTTATCGGGCTGGGACGAATTCAGCGCGGTCGGATTCAGGGCAATACCCCGATTGTCGTCATCGACCGCGACGGCGGTCGATGCAACGCCCGGATTCTCACGGTCATGGGGCACCTCGGCCTGGAACGCACCGAAATCAAGGAAGCCCTGGCCGGAGATATCATCAGTATCAGCGGGGTTGAGGGACTGCAGATCTCGGATACCCTCTGCGCCCCGGATCGCCCCGAGGCCCTGCCCCCGTTAAGCATCGACGAACCCACGGTCAGCATGACCTTTCAGGTTAACGACTCGCCCTTTGCCGGACTCGACGGCAAGTATGTCACCAGTCGCAATCTCAAGGATCGCCTCGAACGGGAACTGATTCATGACGTCGCTCTGCGGGTAGCGCCGGGCAACAGCCCGGATCGTTTTGTGGTTTCCGGCCGGGGTGAACTGCATCTTTCCGTCCTGATTGAAAAGATGCGCCGCGAAGGTTACGAGATGGGGGTTTCCCGACCGGAAGTCATCATTCGGGAGATTGACGGCATCAGACAAGAACCTTTTGAGATGCTGGTTATCGACTGCGAAGAGCAGCATCAGGGCGGAGTTATCGAAGCCCTGGGGCAGCGCAAGGCGGAACTGACCAATCTCAGACTCGACGACAAGGGTCGGGTGCGGCTTGATTTCACGGTCCCGTCACGCGGGCTGATCGGTTTTCGTTCCCAGTTCATGACCCTGACTTCGGGCAGCGGCATCATGAACCACATCTTCGACCATTACGGCCCGCGCCTGGCCGGCGAGCTGGGCAGCCGGAAAAACGGAGTGCTGGTCTCCATGCTGCAGGGCAAGGTGCTGGCCTATGCCCTCTTCAACCTGCAGGAACGCGGCCAGCTTCTAATCGGCCCCAACGTGCAGGTCTACGAGGGCCAGATCATCGGCATTCACTCCCGCGGCAACGACCTTGCCGTCAACCCGACCAAAGCCAAGCAGCTCACCAATATTCGAGCGGCGGGCTGCGATGAGAACATCATCCTGACTCCGCCGATCAACTTTTCCCTGGAACAGGCGCTGGAATTCATTGACGAAGATGAACTGGTCGAGGTCACTCCCAGCCAGATCCGCCTGCGCAAACGCATGCTCAAGGAAGTCGACCGCAAACGCGCCGGGCGCAAACGCGAAGCATAAAAAAAAGCCGGGGGAAACTCTTTTCCCCCGGCTTTTTTCAATTAAGGCAGCAGCTTAAAACGCCCTGGCGCTCTGGGGCCGGGAGGAGTTGTTTCCGGAAGCGGCTCGAGGCCTGCGTTCGCCACCCTGGCGCCGCGCATCGGAGCGGACGCGACCGGTCCCGGATTTAAATGAGGCTCCGCCTCCAGAGCGCTGCGGCCCCCGCCCGCGGAAACCAACCAAGGTTTCTTCGTTGACATCATCCGGGTTCT from Pseudomonadota bacterium includes:
- the typA gene encoding translational GTPase TypA, coding for MSNRSNLRNIAIIAHVDHGKTTLVDRLLQQSGTLGRRDRGKERIMDSNDQERERGITILAKSTAISWHDYHINIVDTPGHADFGGEVERILSMVDSVLLLVDAVEGPMPQTRFVTQKAFKAGLNPIVVINKIDREEARPDWVVDQVFDLFGRLGATDEQLDFPVVYASAVTGVAGLEMNALASDMTPLLQLIVDRVKPPAVDPDGPFQMQICALDYSSYVGVIGLGRIQRGRIQGNTPIVVIDRDGGRCNARILTVMGHLGLERTEIKEALAGDIISISGVEGLQISDTLCAPDRPEALPPLSIDEPTVSMTFQVNDSPFAGLDGKYVTSRNLKDRLERELIHDVALRVAPGNSPDRFVVSGRGELHLSVLIEKMRREGYEMGVSRPEVIIREIDGIRQEPFEMLVIDCEEQHQGGVIEALGQRKAELTNLRLDDKGRVRLDFTVPSRGLIGFRSQFMTLTSGSGIMNHIFDHYGPRLAGELGSRKNGVLVSMLQGKVLAYALFNLQERGQLLIGPNVQVYEGQIIGIHSRGNDLAVNPTKAKQLTNIRAAGCDENIILTPPINFSLEQALEFIDEDELVEVTPSQIRLRKRMLKEVDRKRAGRKREA